Proteins from a genomic interval of Sugiyamaella lignohabitans strain CBS 10342 chromosome C, complete sequence:
- the TUB2 gene encoding beta-tubulin (Beta-tubulin; associates with alpha-tubulin (Tub1p and Tub3p) to form tubulin dimer, which polymerizes to form microtubules; mutation in human ortholog is associated with congenital fibrosis of the extraocular muscles (CFEOM) with polymicrogyria; GO_component: GO:0005737 - cytoplasm [Evidence IEA]; GO_component: GO:0005881 - cytoplasmic microtubule [Evidence IC] [PMID 9488492]; GO_component: GO:0005856 - cytoskeleton [Evidence IEA,IEA]; GO_component: GO:0005828 - kinetochore microtubule [Evidence IC] [PMID 9488492]; GO_component: GO:0005874 - microtubule [Evidence IEA,IEA]; GO_component: GO:0005880 - nuclear microtubule [Evidence IC] [PMID 9488492]; GO_component: GO:0043234 - protein complex [Evidence IEA]; GO_component: GO:0005816 - spindle pole body [Evidence IDA] [PMID 9585415]; GO_component: GO:0045298 - tubulin complex [Evidence IDA,IPI] [PMID 9488492]; GO_function: GO:0005525 - GTP binding [Evidence IEA,IEA]; GO_function: GO:0003924 - GTPase activity [Evidence IEA]; GO_function: GO:0003674 - molecular_function [Evidence ND]; GO_function: GO:0000166 - nucleotide binding [Evidence IEA]; GO_function: GO:0005200 - structural constituent of cytoskeleton [Evidence IEA]; GO_process: GO:0006184 - GTP catabolic process [Evidence IEA]; GO_process: GO:0045143 - homologous chromosome segregation [Evidence IC] [PMID 9488492]; GO_process: GO:0007017 - microtubule-based process [Evidence IEA]; GO_process: GO:0000070 - mitotic sister chromatid segregation [Evidence IC] [PMID 9488492]; GO_process: GO:0030473 - nuclear migration along microtubule [Evidence IC] [PMID 9488492]; GO_process: GO:0051258 - protein polymerization [Evidence IEA]; GO_process: GO:0046677 - response to antibiotic [Evidence IEA]), producing the protein MDAVRSGPFGNLFRPDNFVFGQSGAGNNWAKGHYTEGAELVDNVLDIVRREAEGCDSLQGFQIAHSLGGGTGSGMGTLLISKIREEFPDRMMATFSVVPSPKVSDTVVEPYNATLSINELVNYADETFCIDNEALYNICQQTLKMPQPTHGDLNQLISAVMSGVTTCLRYPGQLNSDLRKLAVNLVPFPRLHFFTVGFAPLSAIGSKSFRSLTVPELTQQMFDAKNMMAAADPRLGRYLTVAAFFRGKVSMKEVEDQMRSVQERNSAYFVEWIPNNVQSAICSIPPKGLKMSATFVGNSTSIQELFKRVGDQFSAMFRRKAFLHWYINEGMDEMEFTEAESNMNDLVSEYQQYQQAAAYEEELDYEDEAPIDEM; encoded by the coding sequence ATGGACGCAGTTCGTAGTGGTCCTTTTGGAAACTTGTTTAGACCAGATAACTTTGTGTTTGGCCAGTCGGGTGCTGGTAATAACTGGGCTAAGGGCCATTACACCGAGGGTGCGGAGTTGGTCGacaatgttcttgatattgTCAGACGTGAGGCCGAGGGTTGTGATTCTTTACAAGGCTTCCAAATCGCTCATTCTTTGGGCGGTGGTACTGGTTCTGGTATGGGTACTTTACTTATTTCCAAGATCAGAGAAGAGTTCCCCGATAGAATGATGGCTACTTTCTCAGTAGTTCCTTCACCCAAGGTTTCTGATACCGTTGTCGAACCTTATAATGCCACTTTGTCTATCAATGAACTCGTTAATTATGCTGATGAGACTTTCTGTATTGATAACGAGGCTCTTTATAACATCTGTCAACAAACCTTGAAGATGCCTCAACCTACTCACGGCGACTTGAACCAGCTGATTTCTGCTGTTATGTCGGGTGTCACTACATGCTTGAGATACCCTGGTCAATTGAACAGTGACCTACGTAAATTGGCGGTTAATTTGGTGCCTTTCCCCAGATTACACTTTTTCACAGTTGGATTTGCTCCTCTTTCTGCCATTGGCTCGAAATCGTTCCGTTCTTTGACTGTTCCTGAACTGACTCAACAGATGTTTGATGCCAAGAATATgatggctgctgccgacCCCAGACTCGGAAGATATCTTACAGTGGCTGCTTTCTTCCGAGGAAAGGTGTCTATGAAGGAAGTTGAGGACCAAATGAGAAGCGTTCAAGAGCGTAACTCGGCTTATTTTGTGGAATGGATTCCCAATAACGTGCAAAGTGCCATCTGTTCGATCCCACCCAAGGGACTCAAGATGTCGGCCACTTTTGTGGGTAACTCGACCTCGATCCAGGAGCTGTTCAAGCGAGTGGGCGACCAGTTCTCGGCCATGTTCCGCAGAAAAGCTTTCTTGCACTGGTACATCAACGAAGGAATGGACGAGATGGAGTTCACCGAAGCCGAGTCCAACATGAACGACCTCGTCTCCGAATACCAACAATACCAACAGGCCGCGGCCTACGAAGAGGAGCTCGACTACGAAGACGAGGCTCCTATCGACGAAATGTAA